One segment of Vespa velutina chromosome 17, iVesVel2.1, whole genome shotgun sequence DNA contains the following:
- the LOC124955124 gene encoding SH2B adapter protein 1-like isoform X2 gives MSVYIGTAITTSTTTTTTITTATGTASTVIGPTVTTLTTTTAVAAAATTTTTTTTTATATATATTTTTTTTASATATATATASAVVATPDTATGWIEFCERHARASASDFAKAFCTYVSLNLPESARSTLSHRDFLRKFVESFCEHFESEYLRRTVRSLTAYDVRQTAFTERDTNTISQNNNAPIRASSHEEFSDYSEHDGETVSPKPVHKPFFRRLSFKGLKKGKSFFHKQQSDEVELSHSEHRRDKHSKTKLSKIVVECRKEGIVNSLMGENIDGTQKWEKSRLALIKAIGGYMLEFYSPPKAVKPRSGVFCSAITEARETTALEMPDHENTFVLKTQNMEFVIEAHDSNDMRSWLATIKYCMRTVQQNSTTPVSGTRDSIADSLGHAPLGISNEGDRLRANSASKGSRLTSHEHTEEALSNPPELPPRLRMRSSSNLELCSSQQEIEQSANDGELDLSSSLREYPWFHGTLPRSDAAQLVLHSSANGHGVFLVRQSETRKGEFVLTFNFQGRAKHLRMTLNDQGHCRVQHLCFPAIYDMLEHFRQNAIPLESGGTADVTLTEFVVANPAYRMTHHHMIGVMQQSQERRPPVAPEPREVHTYGGSIRTRTDSLERLEQQQNNIAEQQGSTSTSGRAIYNTYSFL, from the exons ATGAGTGTTTATATTGGAACGGCGATAACGACATCGACGACGACAACTACGACAATAACAACGGCGACGGGAACGGCGAGTACAGTGATAGGACCGACAGTAACGACgctgacgacgacgacggcggtggcggcggcagcgacgacaacaacgacgacgacgacaacggcgacggcgacggcgacggcgacgacaacgacgacgacgacgacggcatcggcgacggcgacggcgacggcgacggcgtcGGCGGTTGTCGCGACGCCAGACACCGCGACCGGTTGGATTGAATTCTGTGAGCGACACGCCCGTGCCTCGGCCTCCGATTTTGCCAAGGCTTTTTGCACTTATGTCAGCCTAAATCTACCTGAAAGTGCCAGATCCACTTTATCTCATCGTGACTTTCTCAGAAAATTTGTTGAAAGTTTCTGCGAGCACTTTGAGAGCGAGTACTTGCGTCGAACTGTTAG aTCACTAACTGCATATGATGTTCGACAAACAGCATTCACCGAAAGGGATACAAATACTATATCACAAAATAACAATGCACCAATTCGTGCTTCATCACATGAAGAATTTAGTGATTACTCTGAACATGATGGTGAAACAGTATCACCAAAACCTGTTCACAAACCTTTCTTTCGTAGATTATCATTTAAAGGActtaagaaaggaaagagtttCTTTCATAAACAACAAAGTGATGAAGTAGAATTATCTCATAGTGAACACCGTAGAGATAAACATTCGAAAACTAAACTTTCTAAAATTGTTGTGGAATGTAGAAAAGAGGGTATTGTTAATTCTTTGATGGGGGAAAATATAGATGGAACTCAAAAATGGGAAAAATCTAGATTGGCATTGATAAAAGCCATCGGAGGTTATATGTTGGAATTTTATTCTCCTCCAAAGGCAGTAAAACCACGTAGTGGTGTTTTTTGTTCTGCAATAACAGAAGCTAGAGAAACTACAGCTCTTGAAATGCCAGATCATGAAAACACATTTGTGTTGAAAACACAAAATATGGAATTTGTAATAGAAGCACATGATTCAAATGATATGAGGTCTTGGCTTGCTACTATTAAATATTGCATGCGTACTGTACAGCAAAATTCTACTACACCTGTTTCTGGTACACGAGATTCAATTGCAGATTCATTGGGACATGCTCCGCTTGGAATTAGTAACGAGGGTGATAGACTAAGGGCCAATTCGGCAAGTAAAGGTTCTCGATTAACATCTCATGAGCATACAGAGGAAGCATTATCTAATCCACCAGAATTGCCTCCAAGGTTGCGTATGCGAAGTAGTAGTAATTTAGAACTATGTTCGTCGCAACAAGAAATTGAGCAAT CTGCAAATGATGGTGAGCTAGATTTATCAAGTAGTTTACGAGAGTATCCTTGGTTTCATGGTACATTACCACGTTCAGATGCAGCACAGCTTGTCTTGCATAGTTCTGCTAATGGCCATGGTGTCTTTCTTGTTCGGCAAAGTGAAACACGAAAAGGAGAATTTGTATTAACATTTAACTTTCAGGGAAGAGCAAAG caTTTACGGATGACACTGAACGATCAAGGCCATTGTCGTGTCCAACATCTTTGTTTTCCGGCGATATATGATATGTTAGAACATTTTCGTCAGAATGCCATACCTCTTGAATCTGGTGGAACTGCCGATGTTACTCTAACAGAATTTGTGGTGGCTAATCCTGCTTATCGAATGACACATCACCATATGATAGGCGTAATGCAACAGTCGCAAGAAAGGAGACCTCCAGTAGCTCCAGAGCCCAGAGAA GTACACACATATGGAGGTTCTATAAGAACACGCACTGACTCCTTGGAAAGACtggaacaacaacaaaataacATTGCAGAGCAACAAGGTTCAACATCAACCTCTGGAAGAGCTATTTACAATACGTATAGTTTTCTCTGA
- the LOC124955006 gene encoding SWI/SNF-related matrix-associated actin-dependent regulator of chromatin subfamily B member 1 isoform X2: MALRTYGDKPISFQVEENGEYYCIGSEVGNYLRLFRGSLYKRYPGMFRRSITNDERKKLVELGLSQHVLASSVSLLRASEVEDIIEGNDDKYKAVSVHSTEPPAPREGKSKKSMAWVPSLPNSSHLDAVPQATPINRNRVHNKKVRTFPLCFDDTDPSANLENAAQQEMLVPIRLDMEIEGQKLRDTFTWNKNESLITPEQFAEVLCDDLDLNPLTFVPAIAQAIRQQIEAFPQETILEEQCDQRVIIKLNIHVGNTSLVDQVEWDMSEKENNPEKFAMKLCAELGLGGEFVTAIAYSVRGQLSWHQRTYAFSEAPLPTVEVPFRPPSEADQWAPFLETLTDAEMEKKIRDQDRNTRRMRRLANTTPGW, translated from the exons atggcATTACGTACTTATGGAGATAAACCTATAAGTTTTCAAGTGGAGGAAAATGgagaatattattgtattgGCTCCGAAGTGGGCAATTATTTGCGGCTTTTCCGTGGTTCATTATATAAACGTTATCCTGGTATGTTCAGAAGATCTATAACTAATGATGAACGTAAAAAATTGGTAGAACTTGGATTAAGTCAACACGTTCTTGCATCAAGCGTATCACTTTTAAGAGCTAGCGAAGTAGAAGATATTATCGAAGGTAATGATGACAAGTATAAAGCCGTATCTGTGCATTCGACCGAACCCCCTGCTCCTAGAGAGGGAAAATCTAAAAAGTCAATGGCATGGGTACCAAGTTTGCCAAACAGTTCACATTTAGATGCAGTACCACAAGCTACGCCTATAAATCGGAATAGagttcataataaaaaagtcaGAACATTTCCACTgtg TTTTGATGATACAGATCCATCTGCAAATTTAGAAAACGCAGCACAACAGGAAATGCTTGTTCCAATACGCTTAGATATGGAAATAGAAGGTCAAAAATTAAGAGATACTTTTACTTGGAATAAAAATG AAAGTCTTATAACACCGGAGCAATTTGCAGAGGTATTATGTGATGATCTAGATTTAAATCCATTAACTTTTGTTCCTGCTATAGCACAAGCTATAAGACAACAAATAGAAGCTTTCCCACAAGAAACAATTTTAGAAGAACAATGTGATCAAagagtaataattaaattgaacaTACATGTTGGTAATACTTCCTTAGTAGATCAAGTAGAATGGGATAtgtcagaaaaagaaaataatcctgAGAAGTTTGCAATGAAATTATGTGCTGAATTAGGACTTGGCGGAGAATTTGTTACAGCTATTGCTTATag CGTTCGTGGTCAATTATCGTGGCACCAAAGAACATATGCATTTTCTGAAGCACCATTACCGACAGTAGAAGTACCATTTAGACCTCCTTCCGAAGCGGATCAATGGGCTCCCTTTTTAGAAACCTTAACTGATGCAGAaatggagaagaaaataagagatcaAGATAGAAATACTcg ACGTATGCGAAGATTAGCAAATACCACACCAGGATGGTAA
- the LOC124955124 gene encoding SH2B adapter protein 1-like isoform X3, protein MSVYIGTAITTSTTTTTTITTATGTASTVIGPTVTTLTTTTAVAAAATTTTTTTTTATATATATTTTTTTTASATATATATASAVVATPDTATGWIEFCERHARASASDFAKAFCTYVSLNLPESARSTLSHRDFLRKFVESFCEHFESEYLRRTVRSLTAYDVRQTAFTERDTNTISQNNNAPIRASSHEEFSDYSEHDGETVSPKPVHKPFFRRLSFKGLKKGKSFFHKQQSDEVELSHSEHRRDKHSKTKLSKIVVECRKEGIVNSLMGENIDGTQKWEKSRLALIKAIGGYMLEFYSPPKAVKPRSGVFCSAITEARETTALEMPDHENTFVLKTQNMEFVIEAHDSNDMRSWLATIKYCMRTVQQNSTTPVSGTRDSIADSLGHAPLGISNEGDRLRANSASKGSRLTSHEHTEEALSNPPELPPRLRMRSSSNLELCSSQQEIEQLAANDGELDLSSSLREYPWFHGTLPRSDAAQLVLHSSANGHGVFLVRQSETRKGEFVLTFNFQGRAKHLRMTLNDQGHCRVQHLCFPAIYDMLEHFRQNAIPLESGGTADVTLTEFVVANPAYRMTHHHMIGVMQQSQERRPPVAPEPREVRVSSGSLTPLE, encoded by the exons ATGAGTGTTTATATTGGAACGGCGATAACGACATCGACGACGACAACTACGACAATAACAACGGCGACGGGAACGGCGAGTACAGTGATAGGACCGACAGTAACGACgctgacgacgacgacggcggtggcggcggcagcgacgacaacaacgacgacgacgacaacggcgacggcgacggcgacggcgacgacaacgacgacgacgacgacggcatcggcgacggcgacggcgacggcgacggcgtcGGCGGTTGTCGCGACGCCAGACACCGCGACCGGTTGGATTGAATTCTGTGAGCGACACGCCCGTGCCTCGGCCTCCGATTTTGCCAAGGCTTTTTGCACTTATGTCAGCCTAAATCTACCTGAAAGTGCCAGATCCACTTTATCTCATCGTGACTTTCTCAGAAAATTTGTTGAAAGTTTCTGCGAGCACTTTGAGAGCGAGTACTTGCGTCGAACTGTTAG aTCACTAACTGCATATGATGTTCGACAAACAGCATTCACCGAAAGGGATACAAATACTATATCACAAAATAACAATGCACCAATTCGTGCTTCATCACATGAAGAATTTAGTGATTACTCTGAACATGATGGTGAAACAGTATCACCAAAACCTGTTCACAAACCTTTCTTTCGTAGATTATCATTTAAAGGActtaagaaaggaaagagtttCTTTCATAAACAACAAAGTGATGAAGTAGAATTATCTCATAGTGAACACCGTAGAGATAAACATTCGAAAACTAAACTTTCTAAAATTGTTGTGGAATGTAGAAAAGAGGGTATTGTTAATTCTTTGATGGGGGAAAATATAGATGGAACTCAAAAATGGGAAAAATCTAGATTGGCATTGATAAAAGCCATCGGAGGTTATATGTTGGAATTTTATTCTCCTCCAAAGGCAGTAAAACCACGTAGTGGTGTTTTTTGTTCTGCAATAACAGAAGCTAGAGAAACTACAGCTCTTGAAATGCCAGATCATGAAAACACATTTGTGTTGAAAACACAAAATATGGAATTTGTAATAGAAGCACATGATTCAAATGATATGAGGTCTTGGCTTGCTACTATTAAATATTGCATGCGTACTGTACAGCAAAATTCTACTACACCTGTTTCTGGTACACGAGATTCAATTGCAGATTCATTGGGACATGCTCCGCTTGGAATTAGTAACGAGGGTGATAGACTAAGGGCCAATTCGGCAAGTAAAGGTTCTCGATTAACATCTCATGAGCATACAGAGGAAGCATTATCTAATCCACCAGAATTGCCTCCAAGGTTGCGTATGCGAAGTAGTAGTAATTTAGAACTATGTTCGTCGCAACAAGAAATTGAGCAAT TAGCTGCAAATGATGGTGAGCTAGATTTATCAAGTAGTTTACGAGAGTATCCTTGGTTTCATGGTACATTACCACGTTCAGATGCAGCACAGCTTGTCTTGCATAGTTCTGCTAATGGCCATGGTGTCTTTCTTGTTCGGCAAAGTGAAACACGAAAAGGAGAATTTGTATTAACATTTAACTTTCAGGGAAGAGCAAAG caTTTACGGATGACACTGAACGATCAAGGCCATTGTCGTGTCCAACATCTTTGTTTTCCGGCGATATATGATATGTTAGAACATTTTCGTCAGAATGCCATACCTCTTGAATCTGGTGGAACTGCCGATGTTACTCTAACAGAATTTGTGGTGGCTAATCCTGCTTATCGAATGACACATCACCATATGATAGGCGTAATGCAACAGTCGCAAGAAAGGAGACCTCCAGTAGCTCCAGAGCCCAGAGAAGTAAGAGTCAGCAGTGGAAGTCTAACTCCTCTTGAATGA
- the LOC124955006 gene encoding SWI/SNF-related matrix-associated actin-dependent regulator of chromatin subfamily B member 1-A isoform X1, which produces MLFRENEKKKNNMALRTYGDKPISFQVEENGEYYCIGSEVGNYLRLFRGSLYKRYPGMFRRSITNDERKKLVELGLSQHVLASSVSLLRASEVEDIIEGNDDKYKAVSVHSTEPPAPREGKSKKSMAWVPSLPNSSHLDAVPQATPINRNRVHNKKVRTFPLCFDDTDPSANLENAAQQEMLVPIRLDMEIEGQKLRDTFTWNKNESLITPEQFAEVLCDDLDLNPLTFVPAIAQAIRQQIEAFPQETILEEQCDQRVIIKLNIHVGNTSLVDQVEWDMSEKENNPEKFAMKLCAELGLGGEFVTAIAYSVRGQLSWHQRTYAFSEAPLPTVEVPFRPPSEADQWAPFLETLTDAEMEKKIRDQDRNTRRMRRLANTTPGW; this is translated from the exons ATGTTGTTTAGagaaaa tgaaaaaaaaaaaaataacatggcATTACGTACTTATGGAGATAAACCTATAAGTTTTCAAGTGGAGGAAAATGgagaatattattgtattgGCTCCGAAGTGGGCAATTATTTGCGGCTTTTCCGTGGTTCATTATATAAACGTTATCCTGGTATGTTCAGAAGATCTATAACTAATGATGAACGTAAAAAATTGGTAGAACTTGGATTAAGTCAACACGTTCTTGCATCAAGCGTATCACTTTTAAGAGCTAGCGAAGTAGAAGATATTATCGAAGGTAATGATGACAAGTATAAAGCCGTATCTGTGCATTCGACCGAACCCCCTGCTCCTAGAGAGGGAAAATCTAAAAAGTCAATGGCATGGGTACCAAGTTTGCCAAACAGTTCACATTTAGATGCAGTACCACAAGCTACGCCTATAAATCGGAATAGagttcataataaaaaagtcaGAACATTTCCACTgtg TTTTGATGATACAGATCCATCTGCAAATTTAGAAAACGCAGCACAACAGGAAATGCTTGTTCCAATACGCTTAGATATGGAAATAGAAGGTCAAAAATTAAGAGATACTTTTACTTGGAATAAAAATG AAAGTCTTATAACACCGGAGCAATTTGCAGAGGTATTATGTGATGATCTAGATTTAAATCCATTAACTTTTGTTCCTGCTATAGCACAAGCTATAAGACAACAAATAGAAGCTTTCCCACAAGAAACAATTTTAGAAGAACAATGTGATCAAagagtaataattaaattgaacaTACATGTTGGTAATACTTCCTTAGTAGATCAAGTAGAATGGGATAtgtcagaaaaagaaaataatcctgAGAAGTTTGCAATGAAATTATGTGCTGAATTAGGACTTGGCGGAGAATTTGTTACAGCTATTGCTTATag CGTTCGTGGTCAATTATCGTGGCACCAAAGAACATATGCATTTTCTGAAGCACCATTACCGACAGTAGAAGTACCATTTAGACCTCCTTCCGAAGCGGATCAATGGGCTCCCTTTTTAGAAACCTTAACTGATGCAGAaatggagaagaaaataagagatcaAGATAGAAATACTcg ACGTATGCGAAGATTAGCAAATACCACACCAGGATGGTAA
- the LOC124955124 gene encoding SH2B adapter protein 1-like isoform X1: MSVYIGTAITTSTTTTTTITTATGTASTVIGPTVTTLTTTTAVAAAATTTTTTTTTATATATATTTTTTTTASATATATATASAVVATPDTATGWIEFCERHARASASDFAKAFCTYVSLNLPESARSTLSHRDFLRKFVESFCEHFESEYLRRTVRSLTAYDVRQTAFTERDTNTISQNNNAPIRASSHEEFSDYSEHDGETVSPKPVHKPFFRRLSFKGLKKGKSFFHKQQSDEVELSHSEHRRDKHSKTKLSKIVVECRKEGIVNSLMGENIDGTQKWEKSRLALIKAIGGYMLEFYSPPKAVKPRSGVFCSAITEARETTALEMPDHENTFVLKTQNMEFVIEAHDSNDMRSWLATIKYCMRTVQQNSTTPVSGTRDSIADSLGHAPLGISNEGDRLRANSASKGSRLTSHEHTEEALSNPPELPPRLRMRSSSNLELCSSQQEIEQLAANDGELDLSSSLREYPWFHGTLPRSDAAQLVLHSSANGHGVFLVRQSETRKGEFVLTFNFQGRAKHLRMTLNDQGHCRVQHLCFPAIYDMLEHFRQNAIPLESGGTADVTLTEFVVANPAYRMTHHHMIGVMQQSQERRPPVAPEPREVHTYGGSIRTRTDSLERLEQQQNNIAEQQGSTSTSGRAIYNTYSFL, from the exons ATGAGTGTTTATATTGGAACGGCGATAACGACATCGACGACGACAACTACGACAATAACAACGGCGACGGGAACGGCGAGTACAGTGATAGGACCGACAGTAACGACgctgacgacgacgacggcggtggcggcggcagcgacgacaacaacgacgacgacgacaacggcgacggcgacggcgacggcgacgacaacgacgacgacgacgacggcatcggcgacggcgacggcgacggcgacggcgtcGGCGGTTGTCGCGACGCCAGACACCGCGACCGGTTGGATTGAATTCTGTGAGCGACACGCCCGTGCCTCGGCCTCCGATTTTGCCAAGGCTTTTTGCACTTATGTCAGCCTAAATCTACCTGAAAGTGCCAGATCCACTTTATCTCATCGTGACTTTCTCAGAAAATTTGTTGAAAGTTTCTGCGAGCACTTTGAGAGCGAGTACTTGCGTCGAACTGTTAG aTCACTAACTGCATATGATGTTCGACAAACAGCATTCACCGAAAGGGATACAAATACTATATCACAAAATAACAATGCACCAATTCGTGCTTCATCACATGAAGAATTTAGTGATTACTCTGAACATGATGGTGAAACAGTATCACCAAAACCTGTTCACAAACCTTTCTTTCGTAGATTATCATTTAAAGGActtaagaaaggaaagagtttCTTTCATAAACAACAAAGTGATGAAGTAGAATTATCTCATAGTGAACACCGTAGAGATAAACATTCGAAAACTAAACTTTCTAAAATTGTTGTGGAATGTAGAAAAGAGGGTATTGTTAATTCTTTGATGGGGGAAAATATAGATGGAACTCAAAAATGGGAAAAATCTAGATTGGCATTGATAAAAGCCATCGGAGGTTATATGTTGGAATTTTATTCTCCTCCAAAGGCAGTAAAACCACGTAGTGGTGTTTTTTGTTCTGCAATAACAGAAGCTAGAGAAACTACAGCTCTTGAAATGCCAGATCATGAAAACACATTTGTGTTGAAAACACAAAATATGGAATTTGTAATAGAAGCACATGATTCAAATGATATGAGGTCTTGGCTTGCTACTATTAAATATTGCATGCGTACTGTACAGCAAAATTCTACTACACCTGTTTCTGGTACACGAGATTCAATTGCAGATTCATTGGGACATGCTCCGCTTGGAATTAGTAACGAGGGTGATAGACTAAGGGCCAATTCGGCAAGTAAAGGTTCTCGATTAACATCTCATGAGCATACAGAGGAAGCATTATCTAATCCACCAGAATTGCCTCCAAGGTTGCGTATGCGAAGTAGTAGTAATTTAGAACTATGTTCGTCGCAACAAGAAATTGAGCAAT TAGCTGCAAATGATGGTGAGCTAGATTTATCAAGTAGTTTACGAGAGTATCCTTGGTTTCATGGTACATTACCACGTTCAGATGCAGCACAGCTTGTCTTGCATAGTTCTGCTAATGGCCATGGTGTCTTTCTTGTTCGGCAAAGTGAAACACGAAAAGGAGAATTTGTATTAACATTTAACTTTCAGGGAAGAGCAAAG caTTTACGGATGACACTGAACGATCAAGGCCATTGTCGTGTCCAACATCTTTGTTTTCCGGCGATATATGATATGTTAGAACATTTTCGTCAGAATGCCATACCTCTTGAATCTGGTGGAACTGCCGATGTTACTCTAACAGAATTTGTGGTGGCTAATCCTGCTTATCGAATGACACATCACCATATGATAGGCGTAATGCAACAGTCGCAAGAAAGGAGACCTCCAGTAGCTCCAGAGCCCAGAGAA GTACACACATATGGAGGTTCTATAAGAACACGCACTGACTCCTTGGAAAGACtggaacaacaacaaaataacATTGCAGAGCAACAAGGTTCAACATCAACCTCTGGAAGAGCTATTTACAATACGTATAGTTTTCTCTGA
- the LOC124955050 gene encoding POC1 centriolar protein homolog A-like isoform X1, translating to MVETACDPTIERHLKGHKDAITGLHFHPTNNQLVSSSMDKTLMLWNFTDSIRGYKLKAHKDSVLDVSYAPSGEIIASASRDRSIRVWIPRITGQSVDFKAHSGAVSSLHFCPNGERLLSASHDKICKLWMLCKRKFLLSFNGHTNWVRCAKFSPDGRLIVSCSDDKTIKLWDVSTGRCIKTINEVKAPAVYVEFHPSGGVIGSANIGGYVKLYDLRTGSLYQHYAVHKGPVHVAKFHPKGNFMLTASEDTTMKVLDLLEGRPIYTLKGHNNAVTSIAFSLNGDYFASGGADFQLLTWKTNFDKDDKNRKVPRILMPPIQDIKYKDRWLNETDIYEENEEYEEQQELLLSSLESMKSKSDTKICKGSIPKLPNENIEVKVINLKKQKQYKKDREEDSLCIGDKVPDSCSSQSNNIIEMLNEQVESLRNTVHILEQRLSAVEKELKYK from the exons ATGGTGGAGACAGCATGTGATCCTACAATTGAAAGACATTTAAAAGGTCACAAAGATGCAATTACTGGTCTCCATTTTCATCCTACTAATAATCAACTTGTATCCAGTAGCATGGATAAAACTTTGATGTTATGGAATTTTACGGATTCAATCAGAGGATATAAATTAAAGGCGCATAAAGATTCTGTATTAGATGTTAGCTATGCCCCTTCTGGAGAAATCATAGCTAGTGCGTCCAGAGATCGTTCTATAAGAGTATGGATACCTAGAATAACAGGACAATCTGTAGATTTCAAAGCACATTCAGGAGCTGTAAGCTCATTGCATTTCTGTCCAAATGGAGAACGg TTACTTAGTGCATCCCatgataaaatttgtaaattgtGGATGttgtgtaaaagaaaatttcttttatcatttaatggaCATACAAATTGGGTCAGATGTGCTAAGTTTTCTCCTGATGGTAGGCTTATAGTATCATGCAGCGATGACAAAACTATTAAATTATGGGATGTCTCTACTGGACGATGTATTAAAACTATTAATGAAGTTAAAG CTCCTGCTGTATATGTGGAGTTCCATCCAAGTGGCGGTGTTATTGGATCAGCTAATATAGGTGgctatgtaaaattatatgatttaaGAACAGGCTCATTGTACCAACATTATGCTGTTCATAAAGGTCCTGTGCATGTTGCAAAATTTCATCCAAAAGGGAATTTTATGTTAACTGCTTCAGAAGATACTACTATGAAA GTTTTAGATTTATTAGAAGGCCGTCCAATTTATACGCTTAAAGGGCATAATAATGCTGTTACATCAATTGCATTTTCGCTTAATGGAGACTACTTTGCATCGGGTGGTGCTGATTTTCAGCTTTTAACGTGGAAGACTAATTTTGATAAggatgataaaaatagaaaagttccTAGAATATTAATGCCGCCTATTcaagatataaaatacaagGATAGATGGTTAAATGAAACGGatatttatgaagaaaatgaagaatacgAAGAACAGCAAGag ttgttattatcatcactGGAATCTATGAAATCTAAATCTGATACAAAAATTTGTAAAGGATCTATTCCCAAATTaccaaatgaaaatatagaagTTAAAgtgattaatttgaaaaaacagaaacaatataaaaaggacAGAGAAGAAGATTCTTTGTGTATTGGAGATAAAGTACCTGATTCGTGTTCTAgtcaaagtaataatataatagaaatgcTAAATGAACAAGTAGAATCACTACGAAATACTGTTCATATATTAGAACAACGATTAAGTGCAGTCgagaaagaattgaaatataaataa
- the LOC124955050 gene encoding copper transport protein ATOX1-like isoform X2 has protein sequence MSSQVYEFWVEMTCEGCVNSVQNVLNKKEGVNDVKVNLDNKMVSVKTTLSSDEILQVIKKTGKECKFLGINK, from the exons ATGTCGTCACAG gTTTACGAATTTTGGGTTGAAATGACGTGTGAGGGATGCGTTAATTCTGTTCAAAATGTGCTTAACAAAAAGGAAG GTGTTAATGatgtaaaagtaaatttagataataaaatggTTTCTGTGAAAACAACATTATCTTCCGATGAGATATTACAAGTTATCAAGAAAACTGGCAAGGAGTGTAAATTTTTAGgcataaacaaataa
- the LOC124955010 gene encoding putative tricarboxylate transport protein, mitochondrial — translation MDSPWLKYQFTEESSIISAYNSNNPFIRRPWLQNGPVAAAVGGTNIGFKGIVAGGITGGIEICITYPTEYVKTQLQLDGKSGAGKEYTGIWDCITKTVKTRGFFGLYRGLSVLLYGSIPKSAVRFGAFESIKKRLVDDDRNLNAQRKLLSGLCAGVCEAVFVVTPMETVKVKFINDQRSPNPKFKGFFHGVRLIVKEYGFKGVYQGVMPTILKQGSNQAIRFFVMETLKDWYRGGDNTKNVPKVVVGAFGVCAGAASVFGNTPIDVVKTRMQGLEASKYKSSIDCVIQVWKKEGPFAFYKGTIPRLSRVCLDVAITFMIYDSFMDLFNSVWP, via the exons ATGGATTCACCTTggttaaaatatcaatttacaGAAGAATCATCGATTATATCGGCATACAATAGCAATAATCCATTTATAAGAAGACCATGGCTTCAAAACGGTCCGGTTGCGGCTGCTGTTGGTGGTACTAACATCGGTTTCAAAGGAATCGTAGCTG GTGGTATTACTGGTGGTATAGAAATTTGTATTACATATCCAACTGAATATGTAAAAACACAACTACAATTGGATGGTAAAAGTGGAGCTGGTAAAGAATACACAGGAATATGGGATTGTATAACAAAAACTGTAAAGACTCGTGGATTCTTTGGACTATATAGAGGTCTATCTGTTCTCCTTTATGGGTCTATTCCAAAATCAGCAGTACGTTTTGGTGCTTTCGAgtcaataaagaaaagattggTCGACGATGACAGAAATCTGAATGCTCAAAGAAAACTTTTGTCAGGACTTTGCGCTGGTGTATGTGAAGCCGTTTTTGTAGTGACTCCTATGGAAACTGTCAAagtaaaattcattaatgatCAAAGATCCCCAAATCCCAAGTTTAAAGGATTTTTTCATGGTGTAAGATTGATAGTTAAAGAATATG GATTTAAGGGGGTATACCAAGGTGTTATGCCTACTATTTTGAAACAAGGTTCTAATCAAGCAATTCGATTTTTTGTAATGGAAACATTAAAAGACTGGTATAGAGGTGGTGACAATACTAAAAATGTTCCTAAAGTTGTTGTTGGTGCATTTGGTGTCTGTGCTGGAGCAGCTTCAGTTTTTGGAAACACTCCTATTGATGTTGTAAAAACTAGAATGCAA GGTTTGGAGGCatcgaaatataaaagcaGTATAGATTGCGTTATTCAAgtttggaaaaaagaaggtcCATTTGCTTTTTATAAAGGCACTATTCCAAGATTAAGCAGAGTATGTTTGGATGTTGCTATAACatttatgatttatgattCATTTATGGATCTGTTTAACAGTGTTTGGCCATGA